AAAACACTCCGACACTCTCGCTAACCTTAGCTTTTCTTCCAAAGAACTCAACCTTAAACGAACCATCGCCGCCAGCTTGATCTATCAAAATCCCAAGAACGCTGTTCTTTTTTAAAAGCTTAATAAACTCAAACGCACTTAAGCGAGAAGAAAGCACTTTATTACCACAGGATTCTCTAACCGTCTCAACAATGTTATCCACAAATTTCGAGTCAATCGGCCTAACCATAATATAAATCGGTTCCTTCAAAACAGCAAATCCACAAACCAAAAACTCAAAATTGGAAAAGTGGGCTGTTGTGAATATAACACCCTTACCCAAAGATTTTGCTTTCAAAAAATTCTCATAGCCTTCAACCCTGAAGTGCTTTTCTATAAACTCCTTATCACCCAAAAACTTCAGATTAAAAGCAATCATATCTGCAAAGTAAAAATAACTCTTCAAAGCCAATCTCTTATAATCGCCACCTATAGCAAGCTTTATGTTCTCCTGCGTTATCCTTCTCCTTTTTGGAAGTGCGATATAAACAACAAAAATCAAGAATCTAAACAAAGCCTTCAAAAACCAAAAAGGCAAAAGTTTAAGGATTTTATAAACAATCATTTCAACAGCTCATAATAGAGTTTTTCAAGCTTCTCAACCTTTTTATCGGCAGTTAGATTATCTATAGCAAACTCAAATGCCTTATTCCTTATACCATCAAGGTCAATCTCCAAAGCCTTCTCCATAGCCATTTTCAAACCATCAACATAGGGTTTTGCTATTATACCACGACCATCTTTTAGAAGCTCTGGAATCCCGCCAACATCTGTTCCTATAACTGGCGTTTTTAAAAGAAACGACTCTATAGCAACATTGGGAAAACTCTCCTTCAAAGACGGAATAACCAACACATCAAATCCCGCTATTAACCTATAAGCATCAGGGACAAAACTAAAGATTTTCACCCTATCTTCAACGCCCAAAGAGATAACCTTATCTTTTAGTTTCTCTGTATCTTTACCAATAAAAACAAGCCTTACATCATCCCTTTTTAGCTTTGCAAAAGCTCTAAGTGCAATATCGTGCCCTTTAAAATCAGAATAATTACCAACAACACCAAATGTAAAACCTTCAACACCTATCTCTCTTCTTGCCTTATTTCTATCTACACCTTTAAGCTTCTCATAATCAACAGCACTGTAAATCACACTTATCTTCTTTGGATTAACAAGATACCTTTCAAGCACATCCTTTACAGCTATAGAGTTTGCCAAAAACATATCAATGCGCGGATTGTGATATTTAAACAAATCAAGGGCAGGAAACATAACGCTTCTCTGAACAACAAGCTTCTCTTTTTTTCTAAATAGACAGGCAATAAGACCCATCTTATGACCCTTTGAGTGATGCGTATGAACTATATCAACATCGTTGTTTTTCAAAAAATTCCTGATTATAAGTGCAGACTTAAAAACCTTATCTTCATCAATAAAAACAAACTCTATTCCCTTATCCTTCAACCTTTCATAAACAGGCGAACCATAAACACAGGCAACAGAGACTTTATGTCCTTTCTTTTTCAAGCCTAGAACATTTATTATTAGCTGATTTACACCACCTGAAAAATTTGTGGCAGACTCTATATTCAATATATGCATTTAAATTTTTGATATAAGATT
This genomic stretch from Hippea alviniae EP5-r harbors:
- a CDS encoding lysophospholipid acyltransferase family protein, with protein sequence MIVYKILKLLPFWFLKALFRFLIFVVYIALPKRRRITQENIKLAIGGDYKRLALKSYFYFADMIAFNLKFLGDKEFIEKHFRVEGYENFLKAKSLGKGVIFTTAHFSNFEFLVCGFAVLKEPIYIMVRPIDSKFVDNIVETVRESCGNKVLSSRLSAFEFIKLLKKNSVLGILIDQAGGDGSFKVEFFGRKAKVSESVGVFSCRLKVPILPAYLKEEDGVFTAVIEEPIMCDDNKPKMEAVQDVMDRVYRRFEEWIKKEPHKYFWMHNRWK
- a CDS encoding glycosyltransferase family 4 protein; translation: MHILNIESATNFSGGVNQLIINVLGLKKKGHKVSVACVYGSPVYERLKDKGIEFVFIDEDKVFKSALIIRNFLKNNDVDIVHTHHSKGHKMGLIACLFRKKEKLVVQRSVMFPALDLFKYHNPRIDMFLANSIAVKDVLERYLVNPKKISVIYSAVDYEKLKGVDRNKARREIGVEGFTFGVVGNYSDFKGHDIALRAFAKLKRDDVRLVFIGKDTEKLKDKVISLGVEDRVKIFSFVPDAYRLIAGFDVLVIPSLKESFPNVAIESFLLKTPVIGTDVGGIPELLKDGRGIIAKPYVDGLKMAMEKALEIDLDGIRNKAFEFAIDNLTADKKVEKLEKLYYELLK